One region of Chryseobacterium sp. C-71 genomic DNA includes:
- the bshC gene encoding bacillithiol biosynthesis cysteine-adding enzyme BshC produces the protein MKTVNKISFNDIESIPQLIKDFLNHQIEGFENATFSIENFAQQIHLKQNSFEQAQREIISKAFTDQLSNLQLSAKQKENVESLKSINTFTITTGHQLNLFSGPAFFVYKIFQTIKTCTNLKEKFPDNNFVPVYWMASEDHDFAEINHFKTENNYYEINEKSGGAVGRIKINDTFFISEFEKEFKDSIFGTELILMLKEAYKVGNTLTEAIRTLVNRLFSDFGLLILDGDSKELKNQVKDIFKDELINFSLNKSSKEKVDFLTDKYGKVQVNPREINLFYLSDTRDRIDFDGENYFIVDTDRKFTKEEILDELENFPEKFSPNALMRPVYQEKVLPNLAYIGGNAEIMYWLELKDYFSKINIPFPILIPRNSMLFIKEKTLGKIEKLDLKIEDFFQNFTKITNSKILDNNSVLESLESQENLIINNFAELKSLAETTEKSFGNMVKAEEVRQLKSFERLKKRLLHAEKIKQNELLERLETLFLDVHPAKTWQERIFNFSVFFADYGYEWLETIVEEMEVEQSKLIIVAI, from the coding sequence TTGAAAACAGTCAATAAAATTTCATTCAACGATATAGAAAGCATTCCTCAGCTGATAAAAGATTTTTTGAATCATCAGATTGAGGGCTTTGAAAACGCAACTTTTTCAATTGAAAATTTTGCGCAGCAGATTCATTTAAAACAAAACTCTTTCGAACAAGCTCAAAGAGAAATTATTTCAAAAGCGTTCACAGATCAGCTTTCAAATCTTCAGCTTTCCGCAAAACAGAAAGAAAATGTTGAAAGTTTAAAATCAATCAATACGTTTACAATTACAACAGGACATCAGCTGAATCTTTTCTCAGGTCCCGCATTTTTTGTTTATAAAATTTTTCAGACGATCAAAACGTGTACAAATCTTAAGGAAAAGTTTCCAGATAATAATTTTGTTCCAGTGTATTGGATGGCTTCTGAAGATCATGATTTTGCCGAAATCAATCATTTTAAAACGGAAAATAATTATTACGAAATCAATGAGAAATCCGGCGGTGCTGTTGGAAGAATCAAGATAAACGATACATTTTTTATTTCTGAATTTGAGAAAGAATTTAAAGATTCTATTTTCGGAACCGAATTGATTTTAATGCTGAAAGAAGCTTATAAAGTCGGAAATACCTTGACGGAAGCAATTAGAACTTTAGTCAACAGATTATTTTCAGATTTCGGGCTATTGATTCTTGACGGAGATTCTAAAGAACTGAAAAATCAGGTGAAAGATATTTTTAAAGACGAATTAATTAATTTCAGTTTAAATAAATCTTCAAAAGAAAAAGTAGATTTCCTAACCGATAAATACGGAAAAGTTCAGGTCAATCCGAGAGAGATTAATTTATTTTATCTTTCTGACACGAGGGACAGAATAGATTTTGACGGTGAAAATTATTTTATTGTTGATACTGATAGAAAATTTACGAAGGAAGAAATCTTAGATGAACTAGAAAACTTTCCTGAAAAATTTAGCCCGAATGCTTTGATGCGTCCGGTGTATCAAGAGAAGGTATTGCCTAATTTGGCATACATTGGTGGTAATGCCGAAATCATGTATTGGCTGGAGCTGAAAGATTATTTTAGCAAGATTAATATTCCTTTTCCGATTTTGATTCCGAGGAATTCTATGTTGTTTATCAAAGAGAAAACTTTAGGTAAAATCGAAAAGCTGGATTTGAAAATTGAAGATTTTTTCCAGAATTTTACCAAAATTACCAATTCCAAAATTTTAGATAATAATTCTGTTTTGGAATCTTTAGAATCGCAGGAAAATTTAATTATAAACAATTTTGCTGAACTAAAATCGTTAGCAGAAACAACCGAAAAATCTTTTGGAAATATGGTGAAAGCCGAAGAAGTACGTCAGTTAAAGTCTTTTGAAAGATTGAAAAAACGATTGCTTCACGCCGAAAAAATAAAACAAAATGAGCTGTTAGAACGTTTAGAAACTTTATTTTTAGATGTTCATCCGGCAAAAACCTGGCAGGAGAGAATCTTTAATTTCTCTGTGTTTTTCGCCGATTATGGCTACGAATGGTTAGAAACGATTGTTGAAGAAATGGAAGTGGAACAATCAAAACTAATAATTGTTGCCATTTAA